Proteins from one Mycobacterium sp. HUMS_12744610 genomic window:
- a CDS encoding ISL3 family transposase, with amino-acid sequence MRDTELYRHLLGLVAPWEVQRVELSAQEGRVDVWVVHPGRTRFACPDCERELSVYDHGEERAWRHLDSCAFLTFLHASPPRVACPEHGVHQVRLPWAEPHSRFTMLFERLAIDVLAACDVAAAAGLLRVSWDEAWHLMDRAVARGLAAKPLVAPAHVGVDEKAAGKGQDYITVVSDLDAGTVDYIADERRQASLDGYFDRFTPEQLAGIEAVAMDMWEPFAASVRAHLSDAENKIVFDRYHLMGYLTKAVDTVRKAENRALAAAGDKSLAGSKYLWLYSAENLPDRHQDRFATLRSGDLKTARAWAIKESLRHFWSYQRRGWAAKHFKRWYFWATHCRLKPIIDAAKTLKRHEAGLLSYFAHRITNAGAEGLNSRIQAIRVSARGYRNREHFKTAIYFHLGGLQLYPAIP; translated from the coding sequence GTGCGCGACACCGAGTTGTACCGCCATCTGCTGGGACTGGTAGCGCCGTGGGAGGTGCAACGGGTGGAGCTGTCGGCTCAGGAAGGTCGGGTGGACGTCTGGGTCGTGCATCCGGGCCGGACCCGGTTCGCCTGCCCGGACTGCGAGCGCGAGCTGTCGGTGTATGACCATGGCGAGGAACGGGCGTGGCGGCATCTGGACTCGTGTGCGTTTCTGACGTTCCTGCATGCCAGCCCGCCGCGGGTGGCCTGTCCCGAGCACGGGGTGCATCAGGTGCGGCTGCCGTGGGCCGAGCCGCATTCGCGGTTCACCATGTTGTTTGAGCGGCTGGCCATCGACGTGCTCGCCGCGTGCGACGTGGCGGCCGCGGCCGGGCTGCTGCGGGTCAGCTGGGACGAGGCGTGGCACCTGATGGACCGTGCGGTGGCCCGCGGCCTGGCCGCCAAACCGCTGGTGGCGCCGGCCCACGTCGGGGTCGATGAGAAGGCGGCCGGGAAGGGACAGGACTACATCACCGTGGTCAGTGACCTGGACGCGGGCACGGTGGACTACATCGCCGACGAACGCCGCCAGGCCAGCCTGGACGGCTACTTCGACCGGTTCACCCCCGAGCAGCTGGCCGGGATCGAGGCGGTGGCAATGGACATGTGGGAGCCGTTCGCCGCCTCGGTGCGCGCGCACCTGAGCGACGCCGAGAACAAGATCGTCTTCGACCGCTACCACCTGATGGGCTACCTGACCAAGGCCGTGGACACCGTGCGCAAGGCCGAGAACCGGGCGCTGGCCGCGGCCGGCGATAAGAGCCTGGCCGGCAGCAAGTACCTGTGGCTGTATTCGGCGGAGAACCTGCCCGACCGTCACCAAGACCGCTTCGCCACGCTGCGCTCCGGTGACCTGAAAACCGCTCGGGCATGGGCGATCAAGGAGAGCCTGCGGCACTTCTGGTCCTACCAGCGTCGCGGCTGGGCAGCCAAACACTTTAAGCGCTGGTACTTCTGGGCCACCCACTGCCGTCTCAAGCCGATCATCGACGCGGCCAAGACGTTGAAGCGCCACGAGGCGGGGCTGTTGTCCTACTTCGCCCACCGCATCACCAACGCCGGTGCCGAGGGCCTGAACTCACGCATCCAGGCCATCCGGGTTTCGGCCCGCGGCTACCGCAACCGCGAGCACTTCAAGACCGCGATCTACTTCCACCTCGGCGGGCTCCAGCTCTATCCGGCCATCCCATGA